One Microbacterium sp. W4I20 DNA window includes the following coding sequences:
- the rpsL gene encoding 30S ribosomal protein S12, with translation MPTIQQLVRKGRSPKVTKTKTPALKSNPQQAGVCTRVYTTTPKKPNSAMRKVARVKLRNGTEVTAYIPGEGHNLQEHSLVLVRGGRVKDLPGVRYKIVRGALDTQAVKNRKQARSRYGAKKG, from the coding sequence GTGCCAACCATTCAGCAGTTGGTTCGCAAGGGTCGCTCGCCGAAGGTCACCAAGACCAAGACGCCTGCCCTGAAGTCGAACCCGCAGCAGGCCGGGGTATGCACCCGCGTCTACACCACCACCCCGAAGAAGCCGAACTCGGCGATGCGCAAGGTCGCTCGTGTGAAGCTCCGCAACGGGACCGAGGTCACGGCCTACATCCCCGGTGAGGGCCACAACCTCCAGGAGCACTCGCTGGTGCTCGTCCGCGGCGGTCGTGTGAAGGACCTCCCCGGTGTGCGTTACAAGATCGTCCGCGGCGCCCTGGACACCCAGGCTGTCAAGAACCGTAAGCAGGCTCGTTCCCGCTACGGCGCGAAGAAGGGTTGA
- the fusA gene encoding elongation factor G gives MAQDVLTDLSKVRNIGIMAHIDAGKTTTTERILFYTGVNHKLGETHDGASTTDWMEQEKERGITITSAAVTCYWDKNQINIIDTPGHVDFTVEVERSLRVLDGAVAVFDGKEGVEPQSETVWRQADKYNVPRICFVNKMDKLGADFYFTVDTIINRLGAKPLVIQLPIGAENDFIGVVDLVEMRALVWAGDSKGDVTMGASYEIQEIPADLKEKADEYRQTLLETVAETDDALLEKFFGGEELTVAEIKGAIRKLTVASEIYPVLCGSAFKNRGVQPMLDAVVDYLPNPLDVGSIEAHDPKDYDTIIERHPDAKDPFAALAFKVAVHPFFGRLTYVRVYSGHLDSGAAVINSTKGKKERIGKIFQMHANKEIPVASVTAGNIYAVIGLKDTTTGDTLTDPAHPVVLESMTFPEPVIEVAIEPKTKADQEKLGVAIQKLAEEDPTFRTELNPETGQTTIKGMGELHLDILVDRMKREFNVEANVGKPQVAYRETIKKAVEKHDYTHKKQTGGSGQFAKIQFTIEPMDLDSEKTYEFVNAVTGGRIPREYIGSIDAGFQDGMNVGVLAGYPIVGVKATIVDGAAHDVDSSEMAFKIAGSMGFKEALRRANPVLLEPLMAVEVRTPEEYMGDVIGDLNSRRGQIQSMEDAAGVKVVRAHVPLSEMFGYIGDLRSKTSGRAVYSMEFNSYAEVPRNVADEIVQKHQGGE, from the coding sequence GTGGCACAAGACGTGCTCACCGACCTGAGCAAGGTCCGCAACATCGGCATCATGGCGCACATCGATGCCGGCAAGACGACGACGACCGAGCGCATCCTGTTCTACACGGGCGTCAACCACAAGCTCGGCGAGACGCACGATGGCGCCTCGACCACGGACTGGATGGAACAGGAGAAGGAGCGCGGCATCACGATCACGTCTGCCGCCGTCACCTGCTACTGGGACAAGAACCAGATCAACATCATCGACACCCCCGGTCACGTGGACTTCACGGTCGAGGTGGAGCGCTCGCTCCGCGTCCTCGACGGTGCCGTCGCCGTCTTCGACGGCAAGGAGGGCGTCGAGCCCCAGTCCGAGACCGTCTGGCGTCAGGCCGACAAGTACAACGTCCCCCGCATCTGCTTCGTCAACAAGATGGACAAGCTCGGCGCGGACTTCTACTTCACGGTCGACACGATCATCAACCGTCTCGGCGCCAAGCCGCTGGTCATCCAGCTGCCCATCGGTGCGGAGAACGACTTCATCGGCGTCGTCGACCTCGTCGAGATGCGCGCGCTCGTCTGGGCGGGTGACTCCAAGGGTGATGTGACCATGGGCGCCTCCTACGAGATCCAGGAGATCCCGGCCGACCTCAAGGAGAAGGCAGACGAGTACCGTCAGACCCTTCTCGAGACCGTCGCCGAGACCGACGACGCTCTGCTGGAGAAGTTCTTCGGTGGCGAGGAGCTCACGGTCGCCGAGATCAAGGGTGCGATCCGCAAGCTCACCGTGGCTTCGGAGATCTACCCGGTCCTCTGCGGCTCGGCGTTCAAGAACCGCGGCGTGCAGCCGATGCTCGACGCGGTCGTGGACTACCTCCCGAACCCGCTCGACGTGGGCTCGATCGAGGCGCACGACCCCAAGGACTACGACACGATCATCGAGCGTCACCCCGACGCCAAGGACCCGTTCGCGGCCCTGGCGTTCAAGGTCGCGGTGCACCCGTTCTTCGGTCGTCTCACCTACGTGCGCGTCTACTCGGGTCACCTCGACTCCGGCGCGGCCGTCATCAACTCGACCAAGGGCAAGAAGGAGCGCATCGGGAAGATCTTCCAGATGCACGCCAACAAGGAGATCCCGGTCGCCTCGGTCACCGCGGGCAACATCTACGCGGTCATCGGTCTGAAGGACACCACCACCGGTGACACCCTGACCGACCCGGCGCACCCGGTCGTCCTCGAGTCGATGACGTTCCCCGAGCCCGTCATCGAGGTCGCCATCGAGCCGAAGACCAAGGCCGACCAGGAGAAGCTGGGTGTCGCCATCCAGAAGCTCGCTGAAGAGGACCCGACCTTCCGCACGGAGCTCAACCCCGAGACCGGTCAGACGACCATCAAGGGTATGGGCGAGCTGCACCTCGACATCCTCGTGGACCGCATGAAGCGCGAGTTCAACGTCGAGGCGAACGTCGGCAAGCCGCAGGTGGCGTACCGCGAGACGATCAAGAAGGCCGTCGAGAAGCACGACTACACGCACAAGAAGCAGACCGGTGGCTCCGGCCAGTTCGCGAAGATCCAGTTCACCATCGAGCCGATGGACCTGGACTCCGAGAAGACCTACGAGTTCGTGAACGCCGTCACCGGTGGTCGCATCCCGCGTGAGTACATCGGCTCGATCGATGCCGGTTTCCAGGACGGGATGAACGTCGGCGTGCTCGCCGGCTACCCGATCGTCGGAGTGAAGGCCACCATCGTCGATGGTGCCGCTCACGACGTCGACTCCTCGGAGATGGCGTTCAAGATCGCAGGTTCGATGGGCTTCAAGGAAGCCCTCCGTCGCGCGAACCCCGTGCTCCTCGAGCCGCTCATGGCGGTCGAGGTGCGTACTCCGGAGGAGTACATGGGTGACGTCATCGGCGACCTGAACTCGCGTCGTGGTCAGATCCAGTCGATGGAGGACGCCGCAGGCGTCAAGGTCGTCCGCGCACACGTCCCGCTGTCCGAGATGTTCGGATACATCGGCGACCTGCGCTCGAAGACCTCGGGTCGCGCCGTCTACTCGATGGAGTTCAACAGCTACGCTGAGGTTCCCCGCAACGTGGCCGACGAGA
- a CDS encoding ABC transporter — protein MSDPEVHKTDKPANVDDVVGSANASLDDAAAAGADVPGAGADAPQSTPADPDLAAFEEAERDHPGLFSSATPAATPPSDASDRYADADATAVFAAPSRDEYRAPSADEYRAPAANEYRASADDEYRAPAARDHEDSTLAGSAYSSTADDTETRIVPSEPLVVATSQAPQPIFVQAPEPPRDRGNRGTAGAIGLLATLVFAILYLGATLGLGALAGDVTGENIGEAVVAPLVTWGFWTPVVVFFLGFWLLGAIINRGRWGLWVVFGILVGVIAYAGHILGQLFEEPFWKLTSAQGLELVGTQLLAPLAIAAFVFARELTIWFGAWVARSGARKTELNAEAQREYERTLEAGPTLAR, from the coding sequence ATGAGCGATCCTGAGGTTCACAAGACCGACAAGCCGGCGAACGTCGACGACGTGGTCGGCAGCGCCAACGCGAGCCTCGACGACGCCGCAGCCGCAGGTGCGGACGTTCCGGGCGCCGGCGCCGACGCGCCGCAGAGCACGCCCGCCGACCCGGACCTCGCCGCCTTCGAAGAGGCCGAGCGGGACCACCCCGGCCTGTTCTCCTCTGCGACCCCCGCGGCAACGCCTCCGTCCGACGCGAGCGATCGCTACGCCGACGCCGACGCGACGGCGGTATTCGCTGCGCCCTCCCGCGACGAGTACCGTGCCCCGTCCGCCGACGAGTACCGTGCCCCCGCCGCGAACGAGTACCGAGCTTCGGCGGATGACGAGTACCGCGCCCCGGCGGCCCGCGACCACGAGGACTCGACGCTGGCAGGCAGCGCCTACTCATCGACGGCCGACGACACCGAGACCCGCATCGTCCCGTCCGAGCCGCTGGTCGTCGCCACCTCGCAGGCGCCGCAGCCGATCTTCGTGCAGGCGCCCGAGCCGCCGCGCGACCGGGGCAACCGCGGCACCGCCGGTGCGATCGGGCTCCTCGCGACCCTCGTCTTCGCGATCCTGTACCTCGGCGCCACCCTCGGTCTCGGCGCCCTCGCCGGTGACGTCACGGGCGAGAACATCGGCGAAGCCGTGGTCGCTCCGCTCGTCACCTGGGGCTTCTGGACGCCCGTGGTCGTCTTCTTCCTCGGGTTCTGGCTGCTCGGTGCGATCATCAACCGAGGACGCTGGGGCCTCTGGGTCGTGTTCGGCATCCTGGTCGGTGTCATCGCGTATGCCGGGCATATCCTCGGGCAGCTGTTCGAGGAGCCCTTCTGGAAGCTCACCTCCGCCCAGGGCCTCGAACTCGTCGGCACGCAGCTGCTGGCCCCGCTGGCGATCGCCGCGTTCGTGTTCGCCCGGGAGCTGACCATCTGGTTCGGCGCCTGGGTCGCACGCAGTGGCGCCCGCAAGACCGAGCTGAACGCCGAGGCGCAGCGCGAGTACGAGCGCACCCTCGAAGCCGGTCCGACGCTGGCGAGGTAA
- the rpsG gene encoding 30S ribosomal protein S7, producing the protein MPRKGPAPKRPVVNDPVYGAPIVTSLVNKILVDGKKSIAEAIVYGALSGVEAKNGGQDAVATLKKALDNVRPTLEVRSRRVGGSTYQVPIEVKPHRANTLALRWLVSYAKGRREKTMTERLQNEILDASNGLGAAVKRREDTHKMAESNRAFAHYRW; encoded by the coding sequence ATGCCTCGTAAGGGTCCCGCCCCCAAGCGCCCCGTGGTCAACGACCCGGTATACGGCGCCCCGATCGTCACCTCGCTGGTGAACAAGATCCTCGTCGACGGCAAGAAGTCGATCGCCGAGGCCATCGTCTACGGCGCCCTCAGCGGCGTCGAGGCGAAGAACGGCGGCCAGGACGCCGTCGCCACCCTGAAGAAGGCGCTCGACAACGTGCGCCCGACTCTCGAGGTCCGCAGCCGCCGCGTCGGTGGCTCGACCTACCAGGTTCCGATCGAGGTCAAGCCGCACCGCGCGAACACCCTCGCGCTGCGCTGGCTCGTGAGCTACGCCAAGGGTCGTCGTGAGAAGACGATGACCGAGCGTCTCCAGAACGAGATCCTGGACGCGTCGAACGGCCTGGGTGCCGCGGTCAAGCGCCGCGAGGACACTCACAAGATGGCCGAGTCGAACCGCGCGTTCGCTCACTACCGCTGGTAA
- a CDS encoding spermidine/putrescine ABC transporter substrate-binding protein: MERSLETQVDQAVEAWLRWVPRWEPATHRGRVAPCRRCLGSPILSAAGIGANTPHGVQHGLSTRMKTIVDHAVADYTARNLPMLQRELDQQAARNRARSYRPAENLEPEFDGLPLDPEPVPGAPFLFTIAGMADEAADELPPLPPLTEEAKVALRQEVALADEYANMIGREICGILLRHRLYIQAAISQHIEPQIEALLAELTQSLDSPFDPEAP, from the coding sequence GTGGAGCGCTCGTTGGAGACGCAGGTGGACCAGGCCGTCGAGGCCTGGCTGCGCTGGGTGCCGCGCTGGGAGCCGGCGACTCATCGCGGCCGCGTCGCGCCCTGCCGTCGCTGCCTGGGATCCCCGATCCTGTCCGCGGCGGGCATCGGCGCCAACACCCCGCACGGCGTGCAGCACGGACTCTCCACCCGCATGAAGACGATCGTCGATCATGCCGTCGCCGATTACACGGCCCGCAACCTTCCGATGCTGCAGCGCGAGCTCGATCAGCAGGCCGCGCGCAATCGTGCGCGGAGCTACCGTCCGGCGGAGAACCTGGAGCCCGAGTTCGACGGGCTTCCGCTCGACCCCGAACCGGTGCCGGGGGCGCCCTTCCTCTTCACGATCGCCGGGATGGCGGACGAGGCAGCCGACGAACTCCCGCCGCTCCCGCCGCTGACCGAGGAGGCCAAGGTCGCGCTGCGGCAGGAGGTGGCCCTCGCCGACGAGTACGCCAACATGATCGGACGCGAGATCTGCGGCATCCTGCTGCGGCATCGGCTGTACATCCAGGCCGCCATCTCACAGCACATCGAGCCGCAGATCGAAGCCCTTCTGGCTGAGCTCACCCAGTCCCTGGACTCGCCCTTCGACCCCGAGGCGCCCTAG